TCCAAATTCGGCAACTGACTGGTGACCGATTTGATCGGAAATCTTCCCCCACAGGAAATACATCAGCATGGCGGTGAGCGAAGCAACGATGCTCAAAATGCTGAGATAGGCGTAACTAACCTTGAGATTGACCAACTGGTGGTAAGCGTAGAAAGGGCCTGAAATAGTTATCGCAAAATTCCAGACAAAGGCGAACATTAGGTACTGTCTGAACTTGAGGTTGGCGAAGACCTCCCTGAACATTCTTCCCCGCCCGTATGTCTTGACCGGTGGAGCGTAATGACTCTTCAGGAGAAGCATCGTGACTATTGCAAATGCGCTTGCCATAGAGGTAACAATTATGAATCCAAGAGAGCCCTCATAACGGTCAAGTATAAGTGAGTAGACTGGTGCAATCAGCATCGTACTGAGCGAGAGGATCAGATTTCTTCTGCCATAGTAACTTCCCGTCTTTTCTGGATCAATGACATCCCCCATTATGGAAGCCCAGAAAGTTCCCACAAGCGAATTTCCAAATGCTATTACCGACAGCAGAATTAGAAGAAGCGACTGAGACTTCATCCCCAGGGCAAGCGTGACCGGTATGAAGGCCAGAGGAATTCTTCCTATAAGAGCGCTAAAGAGCATCGCTTTCTTTCTGTCTTTGAAGAGTCTCATTACCAGTGGGGCAGCTAGCTGAACGAGCTGAGCGAGCGTTGGAAGGACTCCAATTATTGCGATCAGCATTTCGGAGGCGCCGTACTCGAGAGCGAGACCAGTAACGATAAAACCTTGCGTCACAAGGAAGGCAAGGTTGAAAAACGATCCCTCGAAGATCGCAAGTGTTCTAGTTCTTTTGTATTCAGGTTTGTTGTAGCCCAAGTAGTCGTCCATTACAGCTCCCGCAAAAGAAAAAGTGCGCATTCATTTGACAGTTTATCACCGAAAGAATCGTTCATGTCGCGTTATAGTAAACTCTTCCTTTTCAATTATGATAAATTGAAGAACTAGTGAGAGGCTGGGAAAAGCTTCAAAGGAAGTCATGCCCTTATAAAACATTAGACGCAATGCGCCGGAGAACCTTCTATGAAGTGATGCTGGCAAGTACATGCCAGGAAGTGATGCCCGAAAGAGCATCCGGGGAAGTGATGCGCCGAAAGATCGCCGGCGGAAGTGAGGCTGCTACGCAGGAGGCAAAAGAGAGCCAGACTGCTAACGCAGGCCAGTCTCTGCCAGAGGCAGAGGCCAGTCACCTTCGGTGGCCAGTCTTTGCTTCGCAAAGGCCAGTTCCGCTACGCGGGCAAAAAGAGCCGCTTGGATAAGAAACGCTGACCGCTGTACGCTGGGAAAAGCATCACAGGAAGTGATGCCCTTATAAAACATTAGACGCAATGAGCCGGAGAACCTTCTATGAAGTGATGCTGGCAAGTACATGCCAGGAAGTGATGCCCGGAAGAGCATCCGGGGAAGTGATGCGCCGAAAGATCGCCGGCGGAAGTGAGGCTGCTACGCAGGAGGCAAAAGAGAGCCAGACTGCTTCGCAGGCCACTCAGGCTTAGTAAAGGCCACTTTTAAACTACGGAGAAAAAATTCGCTGATGACGATCTTGTCAGGCGATTGTGAGAATCTCACTTTCCGTCATGCCGGAGCGTGATCCGGCATCTCGCTCCTAAGAATCGCTATACACTAAGAAACAAAACCGCGCTGATCGCTGATAAATCCACTTGTAAGGCTCTCTTTAGAGAACCTTTCAACGGTGAATCGGTTTCAATCTGCTCTTTCGAAGCCCCAACCTGCAGCCCCCGACCCCGGTTCTCAAAGCCCAGATCCCGGGTCAAGCCCGGGATGACGGCCTTTGGTGATTCAGAAAGCATCGCATACCGTGAAAGCACATTGTAATTCTAAAGAGCAAAACAATCCGTCATTCTGAACTTGATTCAGAATCTCGCTCCTAAGAATCGCTATACGCTAAGGAACAAAACTTCGCTGATCGCTGACAAAACCGCTTTTAAGGCTCTCTTCGGAGAAAGGATAACCGTTGAACAGTGAACCAGCCTCACTTTGCTCTTTCCTATGCCAACCTGCAGCCCCCGACCCCGGTTCTCAAAGCCCAGATCCCGGATCACGTCCGGGATGACGGCCTTTGGTGATTCAGAAAGCATCGCATACCGTGAAAGCACATTGTAATTCTAAAGAGCAAAACAATCCGTCATTCTGAACTTGATTCAGAATCTCGCTCCTAAGAACCGCTATACACTAAGAAACAAAACCGCGCTGATCGCTGATAAATCCACTTGTAAGGCTCTCTTTAGAGAACCTTTCAACGGTGAATCGGTTTCAATCTGCTCTTTCGAAGCCCCAACCTGCAGCCCCCGACCCCGGTTCTCAAAGCCCAGATCCCGGGTCAAGCCCGGGATGACGGCCTTTGGTGATTCAGAAAGCATCGCATACCGTGAAAGCACATTGTAATTCTAAAGAGCAAAACAATCCGTCATTCTGAACTTGATTCAGAATCTCGCTCCTAAGAATCGCT
The window above is part of the Mesotoga sp. BH458_6_3_2_1 genome. Proteins encoded here:
- a CDS encoding MFS transporter; this translates as MDDYLGYNKPEYKRTRTLAIFEGSFFNLAFLVTQGFIVTGLALEYGASEMLIAIIGVLPTLAQLVQLAAPLVMRLFKDRKKAMLFSALIGRIPLAFIPVTLALGMKSQSLLLILLSVIAFGNSLVGTFWASIMGDVIDPEKTGSYYGRRNLILSLSTMLIAPVYSLILDRYEGSLGFIIVTSMASAFAIVTMLLLKSHYAPPVKTYGRGRMFREVFANLKFRQYLMFAFVWNFAITISGPFYAYHQLVNLKVSYAYLSILSIVASLTAMLMYFLWGKISDQIGHQSVAEFGVLGATCLALMWIFVTPQTAAILLPVDAIVTGIVWSAINLCIFTMMMGMIRGQSVESYVAVQAFLNGIGALGGSLLGGLVASYLKGKSITLLGIDFYGIQVIFLMGAFFRFTAFLLLRRVQTTKIKTVPQVFFNVMSTLGRRMATRPYEFPMLQLRPKKKRPEDEPLKLDLPASLEDTSDIDEITSEELEDNGEEK